Proteins from one Cyprinus carpio isolate SPL01 chromosome B15, ASM1834038v1, whole genome shotgun sequence genomic window:
- the LOC109047446 gene encoding olfactory receptor 1D2-like, with product MQPQLENESSVLEFTLSGLSETMENRYVFFSVTALFYPLMVFCNVTVIFTIIANKKLHEPMYLFICNLCVNGLFGTAGFYPKFMYDLLSYDHVISYVGCMIQIFVIYSSALCDFSTLTVMAYDRYVAICRPLEYHSVMTSQRLLQCILFCWLTPFLYMSVAVMLVARLTLCGSTVEKLYCEIWAVAKLSCFSTTVNNVFGYIIILTYFGHAVLIFCSYIHLVKKCRKSIEGRNKFIQTCVPHLLSLINVTTALLFDVLYSRYGSKNLPQGVRNFMALEFLLMPPILNPLIYGLNLKTVRQQVIRLFFKKQVGISE from the coding sequence ATGCAGCCACAGCTGGAGAATGAGTCCAGTGTCCTAGAATTTACTCTCTCCGGTCTCAGTGAAACAATGGAAAACagatatgtgtttttttctgtaactgCACTGTTTTATCCCTTGATGGTCTTTTGCAATGTAACAGTAATTTTCACTATAATCGCAAATAAGAAACTTCACGAGCCAATGTATCTGTTTATCTGTAATTTATGTGTAAATGGACTTTTTGGCACGGCTGGATTCTATCCTAAATTCATGTATGATTTATTATCATATGATCATGTGATTTCTTATGTTGGATGTATGATTcagatatttgtcatttattcatctGCTTTATGTGACTTTTCAACATTAACAGTAATGGCATATGACAGGTATGTGGCAATATGCAGACCACTGGAGTATCATTCAGTAATGACTAGTCAGAGACTTCTTCAATGTATCCTTTTCTGCTGGCTGACTCCATTTTTGTACATGTCTGTTGCAGTTATGTTAGTTGCTAGACTCACTTTATGTGGCTCTACTGTTGAAAAGTTATACTGTGAGATTTGGGCAGTTGCAAAACTTTCATGTTTTTCTACAACAGTAAATAATGTGTTTGGGTACATTATTATTCTTACATACTTTGGACATGCAGTATTGATATTTTGCTCGTACATTCACTTGGTTAAAAAGTGCAGGAAGTCAATAGAGGGCagaaacaaattcatacaaacaTGTGTACCACATTTGCTCTCACTGATCAATGTGACTACTGCATTGTTATTTGATGTACTTTACAGTCGTTATGGCTCAAAGAATTTGCCACAAGGTGTGCGTAATTTTATGGCCTTGGAATTCTTACTCATGCCACCAATTTTAAATCCCCTTATTTACGGTCTAAATTTGAAAACAGTACGGCAGCAAGTTATTAGActctttttcaaaaaacaagTGGGAATCTCTGAATGA